A part of Limihaloglobus sulfuriphilus genomic DNA contains:
- a CDS encoding C45 family autoproteolytic acyltransferase/hydolase encodes MKIVRLSLTLFLIVSFVAAAVDRKLIAECGKGYLETVDGYPVLHLKGTPQEMGTQHGTLLKEHIRRNIQYLLHGREDIKLDFCGIKLTPMMIAAGINEIFSDKIPPDYIAEMKTLAKAADVPELEVFATNLIPELFHCSGFALLKDAGSTGRLYHGRVLDYGVDWKLQDHAVLIIAEPEGKIPFVNVSYAGFIGSVTGMNTEQISIGEMGGGGVGMWNGIPMSFLVRMVLEQAGSLEQAVSVFTDNPRTCEYYYVIADARADDAAGLWCLPEKVERVNPGSFHELLPEPVENTVLLSSGKRYANLARLVRENYGKFDEHAAIRLMDHPVAMKSNLHNALMIPQDGVIYVANADKDGSPAWQQKYYRFDMNELIENRP; translated from the coding sequence ATGAAGATTGTACGTTTATCGCTCACATTGTTTCTGATTGTTTCATTCGTCGCTGCCGCGGTCGATCGAAAACTCATCGCGGAGTGCGGCAAGGGGTATCTGGAGACGGTTGACGGCTATCCGGTTCTGCATCTTAAGGGCACACCGCAAGAAATGGGTACCCAGCACGGCACACTGTTAAAGGAGCATATCCGCCGGAATATCCAGTACCTCCTTCACGGCAGGGAAGATATAAAACTCGATTTCTGCGGGATTAAGCTAACACCCATGATGATAGCCGCTGGAATAAACGAGATATTTTCTGATAAAATTCCGCCGGACTATATCGCTGAGATGAAGACGCTGGCAAAGGCTGCCGATGTTCCCGAGCTTGAAGTGTTCGCAACCAATTTGATACCGGAGCTTTTTCACTGTTCGGGTTTTGCTCTGCTCAAAGACGCAGGCTCAACCGGCAGACTTTATCACGGCAGGGTGCTTGATTACGGCGTTGACTGGAAACTCCAGGACCACGCTGTTCTGATAATTGCAGAGCCCGAGGGCAAGATCCCCTTTGTCAACGTCTCGTATGCCGGCTTTATCGGCTCTGTAACCGGTATGAACACCGAGCAGATCAGCATCGGCGAGATGGGCGGCGGCGGTGTCGGCATGTGGAACGGGATTCCTATGTCATTTCTCGTGCGTATGGTGCTTGAACAGGCTGGCTCACTTGAGCAGGCTGTCTCTGTATTTACTGATAATCCAAGGACTTGCGAGTATTACTATGTAATCGCTGACGCTCGGGCAGATGACGCGGCGGGTCTGTGGTGCCTGCCGGAGAAGGTTGAGCGGGTAAATCCGGGCAGTTTTCACGAGCTGCTGCCTGAGCCTGTGGAGAATACGGTGCTGCTATCCTCCGGTAAACGCTACGCGAATCTTGCCAGGCTGGTGCGTGAAAACTACGGAAAGTTTGATGAGCACGCCGCGATCCGTCTGATGGATCACCCCGTAGCAATGAAATCAAATCTGCATAATGCCCTCATGATACCCCAGGACGGCGTGATATACGTCGCCAACGCCGACAAGGACGGCAGTCCGGCATGGCAGCAGAAGTACTATAGGTTCGATATGAATGAGCTGATTGAAAACCGCCCGTAA
- a CDS encoding xylose operon transcription regulator XylR — protein MPNIPKVILLISTARGYDRALLSGITKYARLHGPWTFYNEPGGQHERVIPILENWNADGIVAHVSELEQLEKLRRPGLPVIAFGGKQKYHSVHTIHPDSGAIGKMAADFFLEKNFRNFAFCGWSDMYWSTERGEAFRDELKKHGFKIQFYSRPQMRYQRPWEKEQKLLMDWLKSLPKPVAVMACNDDRALHILEACKNQGISVPNEVAVLGVDNDRLICHLTNPILSSIELDYERTGYEAAEFLKELMDGAKYEPRMISAFPLRVIERGSTPALITNEPLVARALDFIYVNSKRPIQVTDVAEAVVASRRTLEQKFRNERNRSVLQEIRRARVQRVARMLEETNLSIYKIAIILGFTSVNNISRYFRRETGISPSEHRERFGQIIRQ, from the coding sequence ATGCCAAATATACCCAAGGTTATTCTGCTTATATCGACTGCCCGGGGTTATGATCGTGCTTTGTTGTCGGGCATAACAAAATATGCCAGACTTCACGGGCCGTGGACGTTTTACAACGAACCGGGCGGTCAGCATGAAAGAGTTATTCCAATTTTGGAGAACTGGAATGCCGACGGCATAGTAGCGCATGTCTCTGAGCTTGAACAGCTTGAAAAACTTCGCCGCCCCGGGCTGCCTGTTATAGCTTTTGGAGGGAAGCAAAAATATCACAGCGTCCACACAATCCATCCTGACAGCGGGGCTATCGGCAAAATGGCCGCTGATTTTTTCTTAGAGAAGAATTTCCGCAACTTTGCATTCTGCGGTTGGAGTGATATGTACTGGTCAACAGAAAGAGGGGAAGCGTTCAGAGATGAGCTCAAGAAGCATGGATTTAAAATTCAATTCTACAGCCGCCCGCAGATGCGGTACCAGCGGCCCTGGGAAAAGGAGCAAAAATTGCTCATGGACTGGCTAAAGTCACTGCCTAAGCCGGTGGCGGTTATGGCCTGTAATGATGACAGAGCGCTGCACATTCTTGAGGCGTGTAAAAATCAGGGAATTTCAGTCCCTAATGAGGTGGCGGTTTTAGGTGTTGATAATGACAGACTGATTTGCCATCTGACAAATCCGATACTCTCCAGCATAGAGCTTGATTACGAAAGAACAGGTTATGAGGCCGCGGAATTCCTGAAAGAACTCATGGACGGGGCGAAATATGAGCCGCGGATGATATCTGCCTTCCCTCTTAGAGTAATTGAAAGAGGCTCAACCCCTGCTCTTATTACAAACGAGCCGTTAGTCGCAAGGGCGCTTGATTTTATCTACGTAAACAGTAAACGTCCAATCCAGGTTACCGATGTCGCCGAGGCGGTTGTTGCTTCACGCAGGACACTTGAGCAGAAATTCCGCAACGAGAGAAACCGCTCTGTATTGCAGGAAATACGCAGGGCAAGAGTTCAGCGGGTTGCCAGAATGCTTGAAGAAACAAATCTCTCCATTTATAAAATTGCTATAATTCTCGGTTTTACAAGCGTTAACAATATTTCACGTTATTTCAGGCGTGAAACCGGTATAAGCCCCAGCGAACATAGAGAACGATTTGGCCAGATAATCAGGCAGTAA
- a CDS encoding DUF2264 domain-containing protein, translating into MQYFDLPITKNPVKTRKDVQTAVSQLCSPLKDLYSPGCARVYAGTSGANYEEIAAVMESFSRPLWGLVPLVAGGGETELWDKCIEGIKNGTDPQHPEYWGKIWDVDQRVVEMPPLALGLSLGSDVIWDSLDEKQKKNFVCWLDQCNDKELPDCNWKFMAILVNMAFQKLGLDYNKERNDEYLQRMEDFYISDGWYSDGYKREQRDYYIPFAMHYYALIYAHLMSDIDPERSRRFRERAAEFAKDFIYWFASDGSAVPFGRSLTYRFAQGAFWGALAFADVDAFDDWGIVKGLYLRHLRWWLRQPIYYPNGIMSIGYCYPNLFMSEIYNAPGSPYWAFKAFLPLALDEQHPFWQAEEKPLPELKATVTLEHCRMTICRDKDHVFSLTSGQFPGMEFSHNAAKYSKFAYSNRFGFSVPREMNSLEQGAFDSTLALIEQDDNVYRTRRKCEQFEISPECIYSLWRPWNDVSVKTWLIAANPWHVRVHLIDSRRKLVAAEGGFALSREEDLQYPPDSETIHCENSLAAANYPWGTSVIADLLGKRDPQIIKPSPNTNLIHQRTAIPMLTGQLDKGISLLVCAVRANTDTELSEMISAKPTATVESGSLKISIPGAKSPVFECDIPDLK; encoded by the coding sequence ATGCAATATTTCGATTTACCAATTACAAAGAACCCTGTAAAAACCAGAAAAGATGTGCAGACGGCAGTTTCTCAGCTGTGCAGTCCTTTAAAGGATCTCTACAGCCCGGGCTGCGCAAGGGTTTACGCGGGCACCAGCGGTGCTAATTACGAAGAAATCGCCGCGGTTATGGAATCTTTTTCCCGTCCTCTCTGGGGCCTGGTTCCGTTAGTTGCCGGCGGCGGAGAAACAGAACTTTGGGATAAGTGCATCGAAGGCATTAAAAACGGTACAGACCCTCAGCACCCTGAATACTGGGGTAAAATATGGGATGTAGATCAGAGAGTTGTCGAGATGCCTCCTTTAGCCCTTGGCCTCTCGCTTGGCAGTGATGTAATATGGGACAGCTTAGACGAGAAGCAGAAAAAGAATTTTGTCTGCTGGCTGGACCAGTGCAATGATAAGGAGCTTCCCGATTGTAACTGGAAGTTTATGGCTATACTGGTCAACATGGCTTTTCAAAAGCTCGGGCTGGATTATAATAAAGAACGCAACGATGAATATCTTCAGAGAATGGAAGATTTCTACATCTCTGACGGCTGGTATTCCGACGGCTATAAAAGAGAGCAGCGTGATTATTATATCCCCTTCGCTATGCACTATTACGCTTTGATCTATGCCCATCTCATGTCTGATATTGACCCTGAAAGGTCGCGGCGCTTTCGTGAACGTGCGGCGGAGTTTGCCAAAGATTTTATCTACTGGTTTGCCTCTGACGGTTCTGCCGTACCTTTTGGCAGAAGTTTGACCTATCGTTTTGCGCAGGGTGCCTTCTGGGGTGCTCTGGCGTTTGCCGATGTTGACGCGTTCGATGACTGGGGCATTGTAAAAGGTCTGTATTTAAGGCATCTTAGATGGTGGCTGCGTCAGCCTATCTACTATCCAAACGGGATTATGTCTATTGGTTATTGTTATCCAAACCTGTTTATGTCTGAAATTTATAACGCTCCGGGCTCACCCTATTGGGCTTTTAAGGCGTTTCTGCCGCTTGCCTTAGATGAACAGCATCCATTCTGGCAGGCAGAGGAAAAACCCCTGCCGGAGCTGAAGGCGACTGTGACCCTGGAGCATTGCAGAATGACAATCTGCCGCGACAAAGACCACGTTTTTTCGCTGACTTCAGGCCAGTTCCCAGGTATGGAGTTCAGTCATAACGCTGCCAAGTATTCTAAGTTCGCGTATTCAAACAGGTTTGGATTCAGTGTTCCAAGGGAAATGAACAGCCTTGAGCAGGGGGCTTTCGATTCAACGCTGGCACTTATTGAGCAGGACGACAATGTTTACAGAACCAGAAGAAAGTGCGAACAATTCGAGATCAGCCCTGAATGTATCTATTCATTGTGGCGTCCATGGAACGATGTATCGGTCAAAACATGGCTCATCGCGGCTAATCCCTGGCATGTCAGAGTGCATTTGATTGACAGCCGGAGGAAATTAGTTGCCGCGGAGGGCGGTTTCGCCCTGTCAAGAGAAGAAGACTTACAGTACCCGCCGGATTCTGAGACAATTCACTGTGAAAACTCACTGGCGGCGGCAAATTACCCCTGGGGCACCAGCGTTATCGCGGACTTACTTGGAAAACGTGACCCGCAGATAATTAAGCCAAGCCCGAATACCAACCTGATACATCAAAGGACAGCGATTCCGATGTTGACCGGCCAGCTGGATAAAGGCATAAGCCTTCTGGTTTGTGCGGTTAGAGCCAATACAGATACGGAACTTAGCGAGATGATATCCGCTAAGCCGACAGCCACGGTTGAATCGGGCAGTCTAAAGATATCAATCCCAGGTGCCAAGAGCCCTGTTTTTGAGTGTGATATTCCCGATCTTAAATGA
- a CDS encoding glycoside hydrolase family 3 protein translates to MSPELMEKTSRKQSKKELISKLIAEMSIEQKVGQCFVIGFCGTIITPEILRRIRNYYPSGIRAGLTFRSKTARHDPYATSREFADRVLRSPVRSVKDYVEDNTVPHCTNEEYCRFLNTMKQEALDNGLGVPLHVTMDMEGGVSCDYTRGGIYNFPMPMGLAKSGDPQQAYNAAWATARQLRSIGVNWLHSPVLGVNTEPLNPEISDRAYGETAQEVIKFATAAFEGYRDGGLITSGKHYPGRGASKEDAHAGLPYINLDKGQMQEHLKPFQALVDAGIPSIMTAHTVYPAYDDKEPSTLSKPLLIDLLRNEMGFEGTVTTDDITMGGIVQKYEVYEACRRSIMAGSDLILLRDESPLIDEVIEKLVDSAYKGDLPEERLDEAIARTLSVKYDYGLFENGNLADETKADEGFLDPRVAQIAKETAEASLKLMRDENEILPLSPDTKVILVEQRNPLHVRINSQKCHPGIFWEIMCKHSENVGIVETEMCYTDDDKARIENRLDEADVLVVTNYFDRREHNDTDYIEELHKKGKPVIVVTNSHYPLTVSDKFKTVINTYGVAPESLEAAAELIYGKK, encoded by the coding sequence ATGAGTCCAGAACTAATGGAAAAAACAAGCAGGAAACAGAGCAAGAAAGAATTGATAAGCAAACTTATCGCAGAGATGAGCATTGAGCAGAAAGTCGGCCAATGTTTTGTGATAGGTTTTTGCGGTACTATTATAACACCGGAAATACTGCGTAGAATCCGCAATTACTATCCATCAGGTATCAGGGCGGGGCTGACCTTCCGCAGCAAGACCGCAAGGCATGACCCCTATGCCACAAGTCGGGAATTTGCCGACAGGGTTTTGCGTTCTCCGGTACGCAGCGTAAAGGACTACGTGGAAGATAACACCGTTCCGCACTGCACAAACGAAGAATACTGCCGCTTCCTTAACACCATGAAGCAGGAAGCGTTGGATAACGGTCTTGGAGTCCCGCTGCACGTTACAATGGATATGGAAGGCGGCGTCAGCTGTGATTACACCAGAGGCGGGATATATAACTTCCCAATGCCGATGGGCCTTGCAAAGAGCGGCGACCCGCAGCAGGCGTACAACGCCGCGTGGGCTACAGCCAGACAGCTGAGGAGTATTGGCGTTAACTGGCTTCATTCTCCGGTACTTGGCGTAAATACTGAGCCGCTGAATCCGGAAATATCAGACAGAGCTTACGGTGAAACTGCCCAAGAGGTGATTAAATTTGCCACCGCCGCGTTTGAAGGTTACAGAGACGGCGGGCTGATAACTTCTGGCAAGCATTACCCCGGCAGAGGTGCCTCCAAAGAAGATGCTCATGCCGGCCTGCCGTACATCAATCTTGACAAAGGGCAGATGCAGGAACATTTAAAACCTTTCCAGGCGCTGGTTGATGCCGGGATTCCTTCCATCATGACTGCCCATACTGTATATCCGGCTTACGATGACAAAGAGCCGAGTACACTTTCTAAGCCGCTTCTTATCGATCTGCTTAGAAATGAGATGGGTTTTGAGGGAACCGTTACAACTGATGATATAACAATGGGCGGCATCGTTCAGAAATACGAAGTTTACGAGGCGTGCAGGCGTTCAATAATGGCCGGTTCTGATCTGATCCTTCTGCGGGATGAGAGCCCGTTGATTGATGAGGTTATCGAAAAACTGGTTGATTCTGCCTACAAGGGCGATCTGCCGGAAGAAAGGCTTGATGAGGCTATTGCCCGTACGCTGAGTGTTAAGTATGATTATGGTCTGTTCGAAAACGGTAATCTCGCCGACGAGACAAAAGCTGATGAGGGTTTTCTTGACCCCCGTGTAGCTCAAATTGCGAAAGAAACCGCCGAGGCCAGCTTGAAGCTGATGAGAGATGAAAACGAAATTCTGCCGTTAAGCCCGGACACTAAGGTTATTCTGGTAGAACAGCGTAATCCGCTCCATGTACGTATCAACAGCCAGAAATGCCACCCTGGTATCTTCTGGGAAATCATGTGCAAACACTCTGAAAACGTCGGCATTGTTGAGACTGAAATGTGCTATACTGATGATGACAAGGCCAGGATAGAAAATCGTCTTGATGAGGCGGATGTGCTGGTAGTTACTAACTATTTCGACAGAAGAGAGCATAATGACACTGATTATATCGAAGAGCTTCACAAAAAAGGCAAACCGGTTATTGTTGTTACAAACTCTCACTATCCGCTCACAGTTTCCGATAAATTCAAAACCGTGATCAATACATACGGCGTTGCGCCTGAATCTCTTGAGGCCGCGGCAGAACTTATCTACGGTAAAAAATAG
- a CDS encoding sodium:solute symporter family transporter — MDNTWLEYSVIAGYLLLLIAVSFVFKRLSTNKSDYFRSGCRGKWWLVGASCFMSCFSAWTFTGAAGVAFEAGWSAMIIFLANVVAFLVNAAFLAPWFRQLRVISPPEVIRNRFGEKTRQFYAWITVLTQMCFSALHLYGLAIFSSAVFGYDVQVIIFVIGFVVLFYSMLGGSWGIMASDFIQSSILMPMTILLAVLCMIKLGGIDGLFSKIKEAGLSADYKMFNEPQRFNSNYTYFWAFIILVKNVTAFNSLTNAQRFFSVKTGNEARKAALLTAVLMFIGSLIWFIPPMTARLMFPEAVNSIAIAKPAEASYAIAGMNLLPVGLTGLMVVAMFAATTSSMDSGLNRNSAVITNDIFPAVCRALRIKEPDEDSRVLLLVGRITTGLMGLMVMSIAYYFSIKDSKGIFQYMLDISAMLMVPLLTPMLLGLLVQRVPHWSCIFSVIVGFIVSAMGFFSGSESSLIQSVPFLKEPWLWQTKTAANFAASISAFYFTKLFWKSAGQAYREQVKEFFVRMKTPIDFAREVGVGNDSRQSRMVGRICLVIGAAVCFLMLLPNPWSFFGRFGILFVGGFVAAIGLLLISTSGESADDSVVK, encoded by the coding sequence ATGGATAACACCTGGTTAGAATATTCTGTTATAGCGGGTTATTTACTGCTTCTTATAGCTGTATCGTTTGTTTTCAAACGGCTCAGCACAAATAAGAGTGATTATTTCCGCAGCGGCTGCCGCGGCAAGTGGTGGCTTGTGGGAGCAAGCTGTTTTATGAGCTGTTTCAGTGCGTGGACGTTTACCGGAGCCGCCGGCGTCGCTTTTGAGGCGGGCTGGTCTGCTATGATTATTTTCCTCGCTAACGTTGTTGCGTTTCTGGTTAACGCCGCTTTTCTGGCCCCCTGGTTCAGGCAGCTGCGTGTTATCAGCCCTCCAGAGGTTATCAGAAACCGTTTTGGAGAGAAAACCCGCCAGTTTTATGCCTGGATAACGGTTCTGACACAGATGTGTTTTTCCGCACTTCATCTCTACGGCCTTGCGATATTCAGCTCGGCGGTTTTTGGCTATGATGTACAGGTTATCATATTTGTCATAGGTTTTGTTGTTCTGTTTTACTCAATGCTGGGCGGCAGCTGGGGTATCATGGCCAGCGATTTTATACAGAGCAGTATCCTGATGCCGATGACAATACTTCTGGCGGTGCTCTGCATGATTAAGCTGGGCGGCATTGACGGGTTGTTCAGCAAAATCAAAGAAGCCGGACTTAGTGCCGATTATAAGATGTTTAACGAGCCGCAGAGGTTCAACTCAAATTATACATATTTCTGGGCGTTTATAATACTGGTAAAAAATGTTACCGCATTTAACTCGCTTACCAACGCTCAGAGATTCTTTTCGGTAAAGACCGGAAATGAAGCCCGCAAGGCAGCCCTGCTCACCGCGGTTTTGATGTTTATCGGGAGCCTGATATGGTTTATCCCTCCTATGACGGCAAGGCTTATGTTTCCCGAGGCGGTTAACTCTATAGCCATTGCCAAACCGGCAGAGGCCTCTTACGCTATTGCGGGTATGAATCTGCTGCCGGTGGGTCTGACCGGACTGATGGTGGTTGCTATGTTTGCCGCTACTACAAGCTCAATGGATTCGGGCCTTAACCGCAATTCCGCTGTTATAACTAACGACATTTTTCCGGCTGTATGCCGCGCGTTGCGTATTAAAGAGCCCGATGAAGACAGCCGTGTGCTGCTTTTAGTAGGCCGAATTACAACGGGCCTTATGGGATTGATGGTTATGTCTATTGCGTATTATTTCTCAATAAAAGACAGCAAAGGCATATTCCAGTACATGCTTGATATAAGCGCGATGCTTATGGTGCCGCTTCTTACTCCGATGCTGCTTGGTCTGCTTGTGCAGAGAGTTCCGCACTGGTCGTGCATCTTCTCTGTTATTGTCGGCTTTATTGTTTCGGCAATGGGCTTTTTCAGCGGAAGTGAGTCGAGCCTGATTCAGTCTGTACCTTTCCTCAAAGAGCCATGGCTCTGGCAGACAAAGACAGCCGCTAATTTTGCGGCCTCTATAAGTGCGTTCTATTTCACAAAACTTTTCTGGAAGAGCGCCGGCCAGGCATACAGGGAACAGGTCAAAGAGTTTTTCGTTCGAATGAAGACTCCGATAGATTTTGCCCGGGAAGTCGGCGTGGGAAACGATTCAAGACAGAGCCGGATGGTTGGGCGGATATGCCTGGTAATTGGTGCTGCAGTGTGTTTTTTAATGCTGCTTCCAAACCCGTGGTCATTCTTTGGAAGGTTTGGGATACTTTTTGTCGGCGGTTTTGTCGCTGCTATAGGGTTACTGCTGATCTCTACAAGCGGGGAATCTGCGGACGATTCAGTTGTAAAATAA
- a CDS encoding alginate lyase family protein, with protein sequence MKNTGKTVLFSGSILLMCFLFSALNSIAVASQKAVENLGAQLDLSYPGLEKVKTAYDKGDFELFGEELLKYYSRRSNVKHPVGRDGSLNLGGGLMSARFRGWADNPEWADLALEHKFIGQKSYPPHFCGKDINWSQSPVQDKEWLWQLHRMYWWESMGLQYQRTKDSKYAAGYVFQLQDWIKKNPNDSDHAFAWRSLEASSRLKSWTYHFQYFFDSGEFDETVLIDFLNSYGEHADYVTQNHRETKNIALINANGLSFAGSFFPEFKNSDKWLEKAAKILNREIRNQVYPDGFHIELSPHYHVGTVDSFSSSYGIAYMNGRHGKFNFVDLLEKMAEATMKTAMPDGRAAQFGDSWKGTEDAKGTLWRFLGRYADLFDRDDFRYLATGGSEGTAPAQTAFALKKSGFYSFRSGWSEDDVCLVMKNGPDGGWHCQPDNGTFEVYAYGKHLMPDSGKYVYSGDEKWRDWFRKTSSHQTVTLNGENSEYAPKFLMFESSGNIDAVLVENQSYENLKHRRGVFFLNNEFFVVLDFAIGSAEGEVACHYNFAPGRVLYDKLELTAKTDYSGDVNLIVKPFAQQGMNLERREGYVSYVYGEKQPREACAYTLEKQSCDDFVFFAAAVVPYKGSSPEVDFNINASSLEPDKGKFQIKYKSDIFEVYYNLEDKIICFN encoded by the coding sequence TTTCTCTGCTTTGAACAGCATCGCTGTTGCATCGCAAAAAGCGGTTGAAAATTTGGGCGCCCAGCTTGATTTGAGTTACCCTGGTCTTGAAAAGGTAAAAACCGCTTATGATAAAGGCGATTTCGAGCTTTTTGGCGAAGAACTGCTCAAATACTACAGCCGGCGAAGCAATGTCAAGCATCCTGTCGGCAGAGACGGGAGCCTGAATCTGGGCGGGGGCTTGATGTCAGCGCGTTTCCGCGGCTGGGCTGATAACCCTGAGTGGGCGGATCTGGCGTTGGAACATAAATTCATCGGCCAGAAAAGCTACCCGCCGCACTTTTGCGGCAAGGATATAAACTGGTCGCAGAGTCCCGTGCAGGATAAAGAATGGCTCTGGCAGCTGCACAGGATGTACTGGTGGGAGTCTATGGGGCTGCAATACCAGCGAACAAAGGACTCGAAGTATGCCGCCGGATATGTCTTTCAGCTGCAGGACTGGATAAAGAAAAATCCCAATGACAGCGACCATGCGTTTGCCTGGCGCAGTCTCGAGGCTTCAAGCAGGCTCAAAAGCTGGACGTACCATTTTCAGTATTTCTTCGACTCCGGCGAGTTTGACGAGACCGTTTTGATTGATTTTCTAAACAGTTACGGCGAACATGCAGATTATGTAACCCAAAACCACCGTGAAACCAAAAATATAGCCCTGATAAATGCCAACGGGCTCAGTTTTGCCGGTTCATTTTTCCCTGAATTCAAAAACTCTGATAAATGGCTCGAAAAGGCGGCGAAAATTCTTAACAGAGAAATACGCAATCAGGTTTACCCTGACGGTTTTCACATAGAGCTTTCTCCGCATTACCATGTCGGTACCGTTGACAGTTTCTCCTCAAGCTATGGAATAGCATATATGAACGGCAGACACGGTAAATTTAATTTTGTGGATCTTCTTGAAAAGATGGCCGAAGCAACGATGAAGACGGCCATGCCCGACGGCAGGGCAGCTCAGTTTGGAGATTCCTGGAAAGGCACAGAAGATGCCAAAGGAACGCTCTGGCGTTTTCTGGGAAGATATGCCGATTTGTTCGACAGGGATGATTTCCGGTACCTGGCGACCGGCGGCAGTGAGGGAACAGCCCCTGCCCAGACAGCCTTTGCCCTGAAAAAAAGCGGTTTTTATTCATTCAGAAGCGGCTGGTCAGAGGATGATGTCTGTCTTGTAATGAAAAACGGCCCCGACGGCGGCTGGCACTGTCAGCCGGATAACGGGACTTTTGAGGTGTATGCATACGGCAAACACCTGATGCCTGATTCGGGCAAGTATGTATATAGCGGTGACGAAAAGTGGCGGGACTGGTTTAGAAAGACCTCGTCTCACCAGACTGTTACTTTAAACGGCGAGAACTCTGAATATGCGCCGAAGTTTCTTATGTTTGAATCCTCCGGGAATATTGACGCTGTTTTGGTCGAGAATCAGAGTTATGAAAATCTAAAACACCGCAGAGGCGTGTTTTTCCTCAACAATGAATTCTTTGTCGTATTAGATTTTGCCATCGGCTCTGCGGAGGGTGAAGTTGCCTGTCATTATAATTTTGCTCCCGGCAGAGTACTGTATGACAAGCTCGAGCTAACAGCCAAAACCGATTACAGCGGCGATGTAAATCTCATTGTTAAGCCCTTTGCCCAGCAGGGCATGAACCTTGAAAGGCGCGAGGGGTACGTCTCTTACGTTTACGGCGAAAAACAGCCCAGAGAAGCCTGTGCCTATACGCTGGAGAAACAAAGCTGTGACGATTTTGTGTTCTTTGCCGCTGCGGTTGTTCCCTATAAAGGGAGCTCTCCTGAGGTTGACTTTAATATAAACGCATCATCGCTGGAGCCGGATAAGGGTAAATTTCAAATCAAATACAAAAGTGATATATTTGAAGTTTACTACAACCTTGAAGATAAAATTATATGTTTCAATTAA